One window from the genome of Osmerus mordax isolate fOsmMor3 chromosome 19, fOsmMor3.pri, whole genome shotgun sequence encodes:
- the LOC136962885 gene encoding odorant receptor 131-2-like, which yields MSNLTQPKDNITIVFSRNILFGPVSVAPLLIFIYINGVVLFTLRSKPVFRETSRYVLLYNLIFSDTFQLAVGQLLYILAYVQVYMIRYLCVIIVISAMITTDISPYNLAVMSLERYVAVCFPLRHSAFVTAKNTGVSIAVVWAICGISTIIRIFMLILLESMPLDQYMLVFCAKETLFKQKLFYDFDKAFTAVTFTSVGIIILCSYFGVMIVARSASSDKASTTKAKKTVVLHMIQLLLILSSTLISPIVTAFSDKVDRPTLERIYYILFLCLVNLPRCLSGLIYGLRDQTIRPCLLYHLSFGLRHPKLGQTSTVPSNTH from the coding sequence ATGTCAAACCTAACACAACCCAAAGACAACATCACAATAGTTTTCTCACGAAATATCCTCTTTGGACCTGTGTCGGTAGCACCATTATTAATCTTTATTTATATCAATGGGGTTGTATTATTCACTTTAAGGAGCAAGCCAGTCTTTCGAGAAACATCTCGATACGTCTTGTTGTACAATCTTATTTTTTCTGACACCTTCCAGTTAGCAGTGGGACAACTTCTGTACATACTGGCTTACGTCCAGGTCTATATGATTCGCTACCTCTGTGTTATAATTGTCATATCGGCCATGATTACTACTGACATCTCCCCTTACAACCTGGCGGTGATGTCACTGGAGAGGTATGTGGCTGTGTGCTTCCCACTGAGGCACTCTGCCTTCGTCACCGCCAAGAACACAGGTGTGTCTATTGCTGTGGTGTGGGCCATCTGCGGCATAAGCACCATCATCCGAATATTTATGTTGATCCTCCTGGAGTCTATGCCTCTAGATCAGTACATGCTGGTTTTCTGTGCTAAAGAAACACTTTTCAAACAGAAACTGTTCTATGATTTTGATAAAGCCTTCACTGCTGTCACTTTCACATCTGTGGGAATCATAATCTTGTGCTCCTACTTTGGTGTGATGATAGTAGCCAGATCTGCTTCCTCAGACAAAGCCTCGACCACCAAGGCTAAAAAAACAGTTGTGCTGCACATGATTCAGCtgcttctcattctctcctccaccctcatctccCCTATTGTAACAGCCTTCAGTGACAAAGTGGACAGACCCACACTTGAACGTAtatattatattctgtttttgtgcCTTGTGAACTTGCCCAGGTGTCTGAGTGGTCTGATATATGGCCTGAGAGACCAAACCATCAGACCCTGTCTTCTGTACCACCTCAGTTTTGGTCTCAGACATCCCAAACTGGGACAAACATCCACTGTGCCTTCTAACACACATTAA
- the cry5 gene encoding cryptochrome circadian regulator 5 isoform X2 encodes MAHISLHWFRKGLRLHDNPALIAALRDCKEIYPVFVLEPGTPSRVPISDNRWRFLLGALRDLDSSLRKLNSRLYVVRGEAEKVLPKLFEEWKVTRLTYEYDTDPHSLSRDGKVTEVAAEHGVHVVYKISHTLYNTDRIIEENNGKVPLTFNRLQTVVKSIGPPQRPVAAPKAEDMRGMKTPWSEKCDQVYGIPTLEELGVELDSGGEELFPGGETEALRRLDHHMERTGWVCGFEKPQTSPNSMSPSTTTLSPYVSLGCLSVRTFWWRLTDIYKGRKHSQPPVSLHGQLLWREFYYTAGAGVPNFSRMEGNTVCTQVDWDSNPEYLAAWTEARTGFPFIDAIMTQLRQEGWIHHLARHAVACFLTRGDLWISWEEGMRVFEELLLDGDWALNAGNWLWLSASAFFHQYYRVYSPVAFGKKTDKNGDYIKKYLPLLKKFPAQYIYEPWKAPRSVQQQAGCIVGKDYPRPIVEHEVISKLNIQKMKAAYAKRSPDPGQTNQRSTDPGQTNGRKLGGKQKVSSVLDMLTKKKRL; translated from the exons ATGGCACATATTTCTCTACACTGGTTTCGCAAGGGACTCAGACTTCACGACAACCCGGCTTTAATTGCAGCTCTGCGCGACTGCAAGGAGATATATCCTGTGTTCGTACTGGAGCCCGGTACCCCTAGCAGGGTCCCGATAAGCGACAATCGCTGGCGATTCCTCCTCGGCGCCCTGAGAGACCTGGACAGCAGCCTGAGGAAGCTCAACTCCAG gCTATATGTTGTCAGAGGTGAAGCTGAAAAAGTTCTTCCTAAGCTGTTTGAGGAGTGGAAAGTGACGCGGTTGACTTACGAATACGACACCGACCCTCACAGCCTCAGTCGAGATGGGAAGGTGACCGAGGTGGCTGCAGAGCATGGAGTACACGTTGTTTACAAAATCTCCCACACTCTCTACAACACAGACAG AATAATTGAAGAAAATAACGGGAAGGTTCCGCTGACCTTCAACCGGTTGCAGACTGTTGTGAAGAGCATCGGACCCCCCCAGAGACCGGTCGCTGCCCCCAAGGCGGAGGACATGAGAG GTATGAAGACGCCTTGGTCAGAGAAATGTGACCAGGTATATGGGATCCCCACTCTAGAGGAGCTGGGCGTAGAGCTGGACTCTGGAGGCGAGGAGCTGTTCccaggaggagaaacagaggcTCTACGCAGACTGGATCATCACATGGAGAGAACG ggctgggtgtgtggctTTGAGAAGCCCCAGACCTCCCCCAACTCCATgagccccagcaccaccaccctcaGCCCCTACGTCAGCCTCGGGTGCCTGTCCGTACGCACCTTCTGGTGGAGGCTGACCGACATCTATAAGGGG AGGAAGCACTCCCAGCCTCCAGTCTCGCTCCACGGTCAGCTGTTGTGGAGAGAGTTCTACTACACGGCCGGGGCTGGAGTCCCCAACTTCTCCAGGATGGAGGGCAACACTGTGTGCACCCAGGTGGACTGGGACAGCAACCCGGAGTATCTGGCCGCCTGGACGGAG GCTCGCACGGGCTTCCCCTTTATCGACGCCATCATGACCCAGCTGAGGCAGGAGGGGTGGATCCACCACCTGGCCCGCCACGCGGTCGCCTGCTTCCTCACCAGAGGAGACCTGTGGAtcagctgggaggaggggatgagg GTGTttgaggagctgctgctggacgGAGACTGGGCTCTGAACGCGGGGAACTGGCTGTGGCTGTCGGCCAGCGCCTTCTTCCATCAGTACTACAGGGTGTACTCACCTGTCGCCTTCGGCaagaaaacagacaaaaacGGGGACTACATTAA GAAGTACCTCCCCCTACTGAAGAAGTTCCCGGCCCAGTACATCTACGAGCCTTGGAAAGCTCCTCGGAGTGTCCAGCAGCAGGcagggtgcattgtgggaaaggATTACCCACGGCCAATCGTGGAACATGAGGTCATCAGCAAACTGAACATTCAAAAGATGAAGGCTGCCTATGCCAAGAGATCTCCAGACCCTGGCCAGACCAATCAGAGATCT ACAGATCCTGGCCAGACCAATGGCAGGAAGTTAG GTGGAAAGCAGAAGGTGTCCTCTGTGTTGGATATGCTGACCAAGAAGAAGCGTTTGTAA
- the cry5 gene encoding cryptochrome circadian regulator 5 isoform X1: protein MAHISLHWFRKGLRLHDNPALIAALRDCKEIYPVFVLEPGTPSRVPISDNRWRFLLGALRDLDSSLRKLNSRLYVVRGEAEKVLPKLFEEWKVTRLTYEYDTDPHSLSRDGKVTEVAAEHGVHVVYKISHTLYNTDRIIEENNGKVPLTFNRLQTVVKSIGPPQRPVAAPKAEDMRGMKTPWSEKCDQVYGIPTLEELGVELDSGGEELFPGGETEALRRLDHHMERTGWVCGFEKPQTSPNSMSPSTTTLSPYVSLGCLSVRTFWWRLTDIYKGRKHSQPPVSLHGQLLWREFYYTAGAGVPNFSRMEGNTVCTQVDWDSNPEYLAAWTEARTGFPFIDAIMTQLRQEGWIHHLARHAVACFLTRGDLWISWEEGMRVFEELLLDGDWALNAGNWLWLSASAFFHQYYRVYSPVAFGKKTDKNGDYIKKYLPLLKKFPAQYIYEPWKAPRSVQQQAGCIVGKDYPRPIVEHEVISKLNIQKMKAAYAKRSPDPGQTNQRSPDPGQTNQRSTDPGQTNGRKLGGKQKVSSVLDMLTKKKRL from the exons ATGGCACATATTTCTCTACACTGGTTTCGCAAGGGACTCAGACTTCACGACAACCCGGCTTTAATTGCAGCTCTGCGCGACTGCAAGGAGATATATCCTGTGTTCGTACTGGAGCCCGGTACCCCTAGCAGGGTCCCGATAAGCGACAATCGCTGGCGATTCCTCCTCGGCGCCCTGAGAGACCTGGACAGCAGCCTGAGGAAGCTCAACTCCAG gCTATATGTTGTCAGAGGTGAAGCTGAAAAAGTTCTTCCTAAGCTGTTTGAGGAGTGGAAAGTGACGCGGTTGACTTACGAATACGACACCGACCCTCACAGCCTCAGTCGAGATGGGAAGGTGACCGAGGTGGCTGCAGAGCATGGAGTACACGTTGTTTACAAAATCTCCCACACTCTCTACAACACAGACAG AATAATTGAAGAAAATAACGGGAAGGTTCCGCTGACCTTCAACCGGTTGCAGACTGTTGTGAAGAGCATCGGACCCCCCCAGAGACCGGTCGCTGCCCCCAAGGCGGAGGACATGAGAG GTATGAAGACGCCTTGGTCAGAGAAATGTGACCAGGTATATGGGATCCCCACTCTAGAGGAGCTGGGCGTAGAGCTGGACTCTGGAGGCGAGGAGCTGTTCccaggaggagaaacagaggcTCTACGCAGACTGGATCATCACATGGAGAGAACG ggctgggtgtgtggctTTGAGAAGCCCCAGACCTCCCCCAACTCCATgagccccagcaccaccaccctcaGCCCCTACGTCAGCCTCGGGTGCCTGTCCGTACGCACCTTCTGGTGGAGGCTGACCGACATCTATAAGGGG AGGAAGCACTCCCAGCCTCCAGTCTCGCTCCACGGTCAGCTGTTGTGGAGAGAGTTCTACTACACGGCCGGGGCTGGAGTCCCCAACTTCTCCAGGATGGAGGGCAACACTGTGTGCACCCAGGTGGACTGGGACAGCAACCCGGAGTATCTGGCCGCCTGGACGGAG GCTCGCACGGGCTTCCCCTTTATCGACGCCATCATGACCCAGCTGAGGCAGGAGGGGTGGATCCACCACCTGGCCCGCCACGCGGTCGCCTGCTTCCTCACCAGAGGAGACCTGTGGAtcagctgggaggaggggatgagg GTGTttgaggagctgctgctggacgGAGACTGGGCTCTGAACGCGGGGAACTGGCTGTGGCTGTCGGCCAGCGCCTTCTTCCATCAGTACTACAGGGTGTACTCACCTGTCGCCTTCGGCaagaaaacagacaaaaacGGGGACTACATTAA GAAGTACCTCCCCCTACTGAAGAAGTTCCCGGCCCAGTACATCTACGAGCCTTGGAAAGCTCCTCGGAGTGTCCAGCAGCAGGcagggtgcattgtgggaaaggATTACCCACGGCCAATCGTGGAACATGAGGTCATCAGCAAACTGAACATTCAAAAGATGAAGGCTGCCTATGCCAAGAGATCTCCAGACCCTGGCCAGACCAATCAGAGATCTCCAGACCCTGGCCAGACCAATCAGAGATCTACAGATCCTGGCCAGACCAATGGCAGGAAGTTAG GTGGAAAGCAGAAGGTGTCCTCTGTGTTGGATATGCTGACCAAGAAGAAGCGTTTGTAA